In Solanum pennellii chromosome 7, SPENNV200, the following are encoded in one genomic region:
- the LOC107025608 gene encoding transcription factor MYB15-like — protein MVRTPCHDENGRKKGTWTPEEDRKLAAYITKYGSWNWRQLPKYAGLARCGKSCRLRWMNYLRPNIKRGNYTKEEDEIILNLHAQLGNKWSTIASHLPGRSDNEIKNHWHTTVKKRAKYNSSEGSKKCNNKKSESDITKRKSNVEKQNASDDDNNNNNTMHENIVLENSEWSSSEELSSIDYQQDIFQEELANLEDITSGSFWTQPFEVDTKINFVAPSIDYCGLICPTSPFISHEFLSSFDLDHYDYIW, from the exons ATGGTGAGAACACCTTGCCACGACGAAAATGGTCGTAAAAAAGGTACTTGGACACCTGAAGAAGACAGAAAATTAGCAGCTTATATTACTAAATATGGATCATGGAATTGGAGACAACTTCCCAAGTATGCTG GCTTAGCAAGGTGTGGAAAGAGTTGTAGACTTCGATGGATGAATTATTTAAGGCCAAATATTAAAAGAGGAAACTAcacaaaagaagaagatgaaatcATCTTGAACCTCCATGCTCAACTTGGAAATAA GTGGTCAACGATTGCAAGTCACTTGCCAGGAAGATCAGATAACGAGATAAAGAATCATTGGCACACAACAGTGAAGAAGCGCGCTAAATATAACTCAAGTGAAGGAAGCAAGAAATGCAATAATAAGAAGAGTGAAAGTGATATTACTAAAAGAAAGAGTAACGTTGAAAAACAAAATGCAagtgatgatgataataataataataatactatgcATGAAAATATAGTATTGGAAAATTCAGAATGGTCATcaagtgaagaattatcctcTATTGATTATCAACAAGACATTTTTCAAGAAGAATTAGCTAATTTGGAGGATATTACAAGTGGAAGTTTTTGGACACAACCATTTGAAGTGGatactaaaattaattttgtagcTCCTTCAATTGATTATTGTGGACTTATATGTCCAACTTCACCTTTTATATCTCATGAATTTCTTTCCTCCTTTGATCTAGatcattatgattatatttggtaa